DNA sequence from the Nakaseomyces glabratus chromosome E, complete sequence genome:
TTGCAATTTGTTTATGGTTCCTCGCATCACTATGGATCAAAAGTCTTGTCCCCCCAGCTACCTTAAACGAGGCCGCTGAAAGTGGAGCCAAGTCAATTCTCTCTAGTTTCATCCCCCGGGGACCTAAAAACGAGAATGACCCAAAATACTCGCGAGGCAGATCAAAATACGGAGGCCCCTCCAACCGTTCGATAGCAAGTCTGCCAAGCAAATACAGCAGATATGATTAATTCGTGCTATTCTCACAACTTCAACTATGAGCTACACCACAGACGTTTTTCACGCCCAATCATAACATCGCCACTTTTCTTGTTTACAATTCATTTAGGCATACAAcatctttaatttattctaattttttgtattttacCATTTCAACTTTCACTCACTATTCAGCACATGTACTTCTTAATAATATACAGTAATCATTTCTATTTTGCTCTACATTTACAGAGGGCTCTCGTTATATATTTGCCTTAATCAGTGCTATTCAGCTACTTTGCTAAAACTTAGAGTGTAGATATTAGCAATTCCTTTTGAGCACTGAGTTGGGGTACACAACATCAATGCACTCATACACGTATCATATCAAAACGAATAAATACTCCTTAGCAAATTGTTATATCAAAGCAATatcttttaatatttacGAAGCTATTTTATCACTCGATCCTCTTCGCTTTCTTCACCGGAGTCACCGAACCTCTAAAAGGGAAAGCGAAAGGCTTATAAAAGGGACTTCATTACAAAACTATAAAAGTGAAGCAAGAACTGTTTATCGTAGTAGAATAAACCAGATACAGATAATACAAATATGGACGAAGAACCTCAACATTTATTTAGGTTTCCTTTTCACTTGCCATCCTTTGATGGTATGCGCACGATTGGTGTATACTTGGCAGGTGTACTCTATGCCCTAGGGTTCTGGGCATTTATAGACTCGGTGCTGTTTTCCAAGTATAATAATGCTTCAGATTTACATATTACTTTTGTGGATTGGGTCCCGTTTCTTTGCAGCACGTTTGGTATGCTGATAGTAAACTCGATTGAGAAGAACAGGCTTTTGCAAGGGGCTTTATCTGGTGACAATGGTATGTTCGGGGGTATGAACATGGATTCACAATTGGCATGGCAAGCTAGATCTGTGCTGTTTCTGGGGTTTGCACTACTAGCTGGTGGCATTTCTGGTTCTCTAGTAATTTTGATTATAAAGTATATTGTGAGAGACTACATATCATTCCCAACATTAGGGATGGGTATCGAAAATGTGGTCTCAAACGCATGTGTGATGCTAAGTTGTGTTGTTCTATGGGTTGcacaaaatattgaagatgaatATTCATACAACCTCACTTTGTAACTGCTGTAACGATATGTTGGTACTCTCAACTGTATTTCGGAAAGCCGGCaattaaaaatttcttAGTCTCACTTTAATACAAAGATATAATTAGTATACATACACAAGGAAGGACTAAAAAGCACCTCTTATGAAAACTAAACATTGAAAAGACTGTGTTCTCTAAGTTAGTTGAACAATCATTATCATCGTAAATACACCATATAATTGTATACAGGCTAGAACCTGTGTTATCTAAGGATTGTTGGGTCTGAAGAAATAAAGTAGGAgctatattttcttttttagtTACAAATACTACTCATACTTTAATCTTAATTCATAAAGCGAAACATAATCTACATATTAAAACCTCTCTTTTCACAATATGATAACCACtttaagaaatatttaatggatttattattaatgaCCAAGAACTGGGATAAATTACTTCCTCTATCGGTCGTAAAGCTATAGCCATCGTAGATTAAAAGGATTTACCAAAGGTGACCAagttaatttttttcatacCATAACCAGAACTGTGTTACGAATGAAACAAGATGTTTTTGAGTCTACGACATATCTGGGGCTAGATTCATGCTGGGATTAATGAAACATTTTATGTGTACTAGCAAATCGATAACgcattttcattatacGTTGTCTCTGTACAGTAGTATAGCGTAGCGGCCTATGGAATATCTCTACTGATAACTAGGAACTTTGCTACACCGATCATCCCTTTTGTCCTAATATTAATTCCTGAGAAATTTAAATTACATTGCCATGACTAAAATCACAAActaaaataaataacatTTCCATGGCCGTGCAACACTGTAGTCATTACTCTGAAATATAATTGAAGACAACTCTATTAATTATCAGTTAATTAATACATTCCGAAAGCTGAGAGCTAATCAGAGAAGAACTCAAGACCAAGACCACACATCGTAACGGTGACGAAATCCGTCCCAATACCAAGGATGAAGCTTTTCGATTCGGCTAATTTATCTCCGTTATGAAGAGTCATTGTGAACATAGACAATAGCCCCTTGGAGCATATGCTCTTATTTGTCGTCAACTTGCAAGCAGAGAGCGTTAGCAGCTTGGCGTACGCGTATCTAGAAGCACATACTCTTGCGCAGTGCCACAGCGTGGGCTTCCCCACTGGGGCCATTCCCCTCCCTCCCCTACGACATATTCTAAGCTGCTAGCGATCCCTTCCCCCCTCGTCTCCCTTCAACTTGCCGAACACCCGAGGCATAGAATGTGAAAATTTGGTAAATCCTCGGGAGTTTGCAAATCAGCGCTGGTCGGGCCTGTCTGGTAAGACTGCTGCGATTCGGGACACTTAACTGCACAGGGAACACACTGTAGCAACATTGATTGAGGGGGGAATGGGTATGTCTGGTCGGTGTTATTCATCTAAATCTATTACGCAAGGAGGCTTCTTTGCTTTTCTATACATGCGACTGTTTCAGAGAGACTTACAACAGACAATGATATCTCGCCGTCCTAACGGTATCTCTCGAGTCTCGAGTCTCGGCCTTTCCAGGATTCGGTCACTATTGAGCTATTCGAGCTTAACAAAGTTTAACGAAGTTGAATAGAAGGAGACATATTTACGGAGTCTGTGGTGACTAAGGGGACGACTTGCATTTCGTGAACCAGAGAAAATGCTTGTACGCACTTCTGTTAATTAATCTGGCCATACGTTGAACTGTTCACCAAGCTTCTTCGGAAGGGACTGGGTTATTTCTGATATAATCCTATTCATAATGTGTTCCAAAGCGCGAGCCATGGTTGTTATCACCACTAGTCGGATCCCGATatctttgcttttcttttccatgTTTTCATTGTATGGGAAATCCTAACCTGTACTGGAGGGTCTGTTGCTATGTGCAAGGGTCTTAGCCTATATTATGGTTTAGTCAATTATTGGATTGCTCAACAAAGCTAATGGCCTAGCTTCGGTAAATCCTTTAACTGATGTTTCGAAATTCGGGCACCATTCACTTACATATTTAAGTGTTATGTGTATTCGCCAAATTCCAAATTATTCTAATATGAatcttttatctttttgaCTTTCATTACATGAATAAAAAGTAAGATAAAACAACTGACCTACTGTTCCAAATTCGGTGTTTTAAGAAGTATTACAGTTTTTAAGAACATACTAGACACATTGGGGCACAAGCAACCATATCCCTGATGAAGTATCTAAGTGTGTTTGCTACATTTGTGGCCATTTTATCCTGGGCATGCGCTACGGTGTATCCTAATTTCTATAAAGATAAGACGATAGTACTGGATGGTATGGGCACCGAGGAATTTACTATTCCCAGggataaaatattatctttagTTAATACAAGTTTAACTTTAAAGAATTTTGCTCATATCAGCATTAAGGAGGGTGTTCTTATCCAGGAAAAATCATCAGTTACTATTATTCCTCCTATTGGCGCTAGTAGGAAATTTAACTTTACATTGGGCGGTGTATTTGATCTAGAAAATGAGTCAAAATTCATATTTGATGGTAGCGGAAACACCTATGAGGATGAGGCCGATGCTGTGaacaattttgtttttgatatttatgCAAATAGTAGTGGGATTCAGGTCTATAAGGGCAATACTGTAAGTGTCACTCTTCCAACCATAAAAAATAGTATACCAAACTACCAAGGAGAATCCCCACATATTCGTTTTGCTGGTAGTACCTTAGAtcaatttatatataaacctCCATACGTGTTGGTTTCACTTATGATCATTGCCGGAAAATTTGAAGTGCTGTCACCGGGCAGTAAGACAGGATCTCAGTTTGATAAAGTTATTTGGAGAGTGGACTTTGGAGTAAGTGGATTAGCAAAAACTAACCCGAATACCCCATCCTATGGCGTAGATAAGTTAACTGGTGAAATAACATGTGAGGGGATACTGGCTGTTTATAATGATATGTTTGCATTCACAAATAATGCTGTGTTGCATACATTGGGGTATATTGGGTATTCCGTTGTATCACCAATCACTTTGGATCTGAGCATGGGGCCAATTCGTAGGCCAACAAACTATGAATATCTAGTGGCATTGCCAGCGGGGCAAGACGGCATCACACTGACAGGCTATAAATACACAGCAGATACCGATATAAGCGATGCTCATCAGTACCTGTTCTACTATTTCTACGACAATGATGCTACCAAAGAAGACGAGATTAGTGTATCTACTGACAATTCCGATGTAAGGATTTTGCATTCCAACCCATCACAAACTGTGACAGTGCATGGTGATAGCGCCCTGAATATTGGATACTACAAAGGCGACAGAATCGACTCATTTGTAGGCTTCGATGGTCTAGACTTTAGCAAATACAAGAAGGAGTTAGCGGTATACTTTTATGAGTCCTTTCAATACTCATCTACCACGACAACGAAGTCTGATGAGTATACCACTGAAATTATCGAGATCATTGTGTCAGGAACACTTGGAATAGATAACAAGCCCTCTCCGGTAACGATTAGTTCAACAATTTATAACCAACTACGCGAAACAACCGAGACAGTCGACTTAGGAAATGGAGTGACGGAATATCATGTACTAGATTATTTCCCAGTTCCTCAAGATGATAAAGAGCATCCATATGGGACGAGTACTAAAATAATTACATACAGTCCgccacctgtgacgatcaccGCCACCACTGCCgcggactatgttgagaccgactggatctcgttcttcatcaccacgaatgataagggtgagattattactgacagcacactgttcaatgctacgcgtgactacaacttgcctgaggctccgcacacgtcgttcgggcctgcacctcctgccgagaccaagactgttgatctgggcaacgaagtgactgagtacctggtcatcagctactggacgaccaccaacgagtttggtgggttgatcaccacaGCAGCaaccaggacgtacagtccgccacctgtgacgatcaccGCCACCACTGCCgcggactatgttgagaccgactggatctcgttcttcatcaccacgaatgataagggtgagattattactgacagcacactgttcaatgctacgcgtgactacaacttgcctgaggctccgcacacgtcgttcgggcctgcacctcctgccgagaccaagactgttgatctgggcaacgaagtgactgagtacctggtcatcagctactggacgaccaccaacgagtttggtgggttgatcaccactagcagcaccaggacgtacagtccgccacctgtgacgatcaccGCCACCACTGCCgcggactatgttgagaccgactggatctcgttcttcatcaccacgaatgataagggtgagattattactgacagcacactgttcaatgctacgcgtgactacaacttgcctgaggctccgcacacgtcgttcgggcctgcacctcctgccgagaccaagactgttgatctgggcaacgaagtgactgagtacctggtcatcagctactggacgaccaccaacgagtttggtgggttgatcaccactagcagcaccaggacgtacagtccgccacctgtgacgatcaccGCCACCACTGCCgcggactatgttgagaccgactggatctcgttcttcatcaccacgaatgataagggtgagattattactgacagcacactgttcaatgctacgcgtgactacaacttgcctgaggctccgcacacgtcgttcgggcctgcacctcctgccgagaccaagactgttgat
Encoded proteins:
- the VPS68 gene encoding Vps68p (CAGL0E01639g~Ortholog(s) have role in late endosome to vacuole transport via multivesicular body sorting pathway, protein targeting to vacuole and Golgi apparatus, Vps55/Vps68 complex, fungal-type vacuole membrane, mitochondrion localization); amino-acid sequence: MDEEPQHLFRFPFHLPSFDGMRTIGVYLAGVLYALGFWAFIDSVLFSKYNNASDLHITFVDWVPFLCSTFGMLIVNSIEKNRLLQGALSGDNGMFGGMNMDSQLAWQARSVLFLGFALLAGGISGSLVILIIKYIVRDYISFPTLGMGIENVVSNACVMLSCVVLWVAQNIEDEYSYNLTL